The following DNA comes from Ignavibacteria bacterium.
GCCTTTGGTGTGAACTCTGCGAAGATCCTAGTCGTATCACGGAAGCCCGCAAGCTCATCCTGGAAATCGTAAATAACCCTGTCATACCTGCCGCTTACAAGCAATGATAGCTTTTGCGGAATGAGCTCAAACTGGTCTAAAGCGTAAGCTCCAACATTTGCAATCACTTCATTTGATACACCAATTAGGTCATCTCCTTTAACTCCGCCGGCGTTAGTGAATTCGCGTATCGGTCCATCCTGGTAGAACAGGTCAGTTCCGATTGTGAATTCATTTGTCCGCTGATTGGATTTAAGCTTGCCGCCAAATGTGTATTTGTTAACATACCTGAATGAACCCCCGATACCGTTTCTGGTGAAAAGCCGGTATGTTCTTGCGACCCTGTCAAATATTTTGATAGTTCCGTAACCGGTGGCTTCAAAGGTATGTTTCATGTTACCTTTTTCAAGGCTTGTAAGTAGTGTAACTCCAACTCTGCCTTTCCTGGAATATCTTTTCTCGTCACGATTAAGGGATCTTATATTGGCAGCGGTATCATTTGTATTATACTGCTCAAGCGTTAAAGCTCCCGGCAGCTTTATAAGTCCGTTGACGTAATAACCGTAAACAGAAAGTTTTGAGTTCGGTGCGAAATCTGCCTCGAACAGACTGTTCAGCCTGTGCTGGTATTCCTGGCTGTGCTGCCTGTAACCTGCATAGTTCTGGTAGCTGTACGAGGACATGAATCTTGAGTTTTTTGAATTTATTCCCATCTTGAACCCGTTCTTGCGGAGATCATATGAGCCGAATTCATTGTTAAGCTGGAAAAATGAAACCGGGAAGTATTTATCAGTAAGAAAGTTTATTACACCACCGGGTGCGTTTGTATACAATGATGATGAATAACCCCTTACCAGCTCGATCCTTCCTATTGCATCGAAATCAATAGCCTCTATCCTGGTCTGTCCGTCAGGTTCTGATTCCGGGATCCCGTCAAGCAGTATCCTTACGCCTCTGATACCTGTATTTGAACGGCTGCCGTATCCGCGGATAGTTATTCTGGTGTCGTGATTTCCATATCTTGGTTGTAGAAATAAACCTGGGATAGTTTGAAGTATATCCTGAACGCCAACCTTCCTGCTGGTTATCCAGTTTGTCTGGTTTATTCTCATAACCGGGTATGGTATATCTATGATTTTTTGCTCTACTCTTGTTCCGGTTATAATTATCTCATCTGTTTTGTATTCAAGTGAATCAACAGGGTCATCCTGTGAATACAACGTTGATGTATAAATTCCTAACAGGCATAGCAGAACAAGAAACCTATAATTTATGAACATTATATGCTCCTGTATTAATTTTTATTTTTTTCATTCTATAAATAAATATTCTGAAGGCAGGGTGAGATAATATCCATAACGCCTTTACCGGCGAAAATCGGTCAATACCTGCCTTCTTCTTATCACAAATGAAATATAGCTAAAATCTTTGCTGCAGGCAATCTTATAAAATAACCGCTATAAAAAGCACACTGAATCATTATGACCAAACGGAGGATGCAGATCATAACAATGTATTCAAGCGCCCTTTAAAAAAGAACGATTTTATTCAGATAACCTGAAGCAATTTTAAGCTGTGAAATTATGAAAATGAGGGTTTAGCCGGTGGAGCTCTTCCGCGGTATATTTCCGAGACGTCACTCTTTGGAGGAATAAAGTTTAAAATACAGATCAAGCCGATAACCGGCGGATCAATTTTTAATGAATCAATGATCTCGTTAAAATCAATTGTCTGGGTTTCTGTAAGTATGCAGGCAAAGAAGATGAATTCGCCCTTCGCCATTTCCTTGGTAAGATCAGCTCCGACCACAAAAAATGACACAAATAGTAAGATCAGAATATTGTCCACTATCTTTGAATTTTCACGAAATAGCGGAGTAGATTTGATCTTCCTTGCAATATTTCCTGCTGCTCTGAACAAATTTAATCTTAAAATTTTGGAAATATAAATACTTACTTCTGATATTATAATAAATTTATTCTGTATATAAAATGATATTATATTATCGATTTCTAATGATTTTGACTAATATTTTTATTGATATGCGGTAGTAATGGAATTTATACATAAAAAAAGGTATTGCCGTTATAATGCAATACCTTTAAAAGTTTGAATTTAAATTGTAGCTTTATACAGTATTCAATATCTGCTCGCGCTGGTCAAACATTTTTACAAGCTCATCTAAAAGCAGGCTGGTCTTTTCCATATCTGCCTTTATATCAACATTGGCTTTTGAATTGTTCTCCATATCAGTGCATGCTGCTGAAATTACATCCACGTTGTTAAGCAGGCCGGCATCAAACTGGTATAGCTGGTTTAGCTTATCTTCTTTTACCTTTACAACATCAAATGCTCCGCTGTAGCCTCTGGCGGCTGCTTTGAACTTGCCCGTGCAAAGTTGCAGCTTTTTATCGAGTTTATCAATACCATCTGATTCGAACAGCTTGCCGCGTTGTGAAAGGTTGATCGTCACATTTTTCAGCTTTACCTGGTTTGCATCAAGCCTCTGCGCCAGGGTATTCCTTAATATTGTATCAAGTTCACGGGAATTATCCCTGTTTACATAACCGTCATATCCCGGTATTATCCTGGTTATCTTTTCTAAAAAATTCTCTTTTGATTTTACAGCGTCAAGCTGCTGGTTTAAGTCTGCCATAATATTATTATTTTAATTTATTAATTTTCAATTGAACAAAAATACTATTTCCTCCCGTTAAATCAAATAGTTTGTTCACTTGCATTTACTGAAATCTTATTGCAATTTAGAAACATTCTCTCATTAAATTCTGAAATTATATGCAAAATTTCTCTAAATTATTAGTTTTATCGCTGATCTTTATTTCTGCTGTAAATGCTGAACCCAAACAATTAACAAATTTTATCCAGATCTTTGATGCGCTTAAATCAGGTTACAGGGTAAATGCTGTAATTCATTATAAGGATTGTTTGCTTGTTTCAGAAGGTGATACGCTCAAAGCCCCCGATGCTGTTGGCGGTATGGATATCATGCCGTATGAATATTTTGCGGCCGGTGTCATAGGCAAGAATATAGCTTTTATTTCAACCTCTGAAACAGTTATGATATATCTTAAAGGTTTCGGAGGCTATCTTAACAACTATGTTAAGCTCCGCATTTATGAAGATAACAAAGTGGAAATTACTGCAAGGTATCTTACGATTGATAAGCAGGAAGTGAAAATGGATGAAACCTTCTATGGTGAAATTAATGACGGCACCAATGGTAAAGCAGTCTATTTTTATGCAAATTAAATTCAACCCCAATGGGGTGAAGTTATAATGTTTACTAAAGCCATAAATTTAAAAATTTCCTAAATGAAAAATGAGACTAATTACTATATTCCTTTTGATATTTTCATTTAATTTAAATAATCATGTATTCACTCAATCTGGCTGGGTCCAGCAATATACTGGAATTAACAGTTTATTGTACAATACTCATTTTGTTGATTTAAACACCGGTTTTGCCTGTGGCGGTTTTCCTTCAGTTATTTTAAAAACTACGAATTCCGGAATTAATTGGACAATCCAAAATTTTCCGGCAATTTCATCTTTTGAAGCAATATATTTTATTTCTTCAAGTGTTGGTTTTGTATCAAGTAATTATGGCCAGATTTTGAAAACAACCGATAGCGGACTAAACTGGGTATTGAGTTATACTGATTCAACTGCCGCATTTAGATGTTTTAGTTTTATCAACACTTCAACAGGCTATTCATCTGGTTATAACGGAAAATTAATTAAAACTACAAATGCCGGGATTAATTGGTTAGCTTTAAATACAAATTCTCAGTTTGATTTGGAGTCCGTTGAATTTGTTACACAAAATGAAGGGTTCCTTGCAAGTGACTCTGGGACTATTTATAAATCAACAAATTCAGGTACTAATTGGCAAATTGTCAGAACTATTCAAGGTGAACAGTTTTATACAATTGATTTTCTGAATTCAAATACTGGTTATGTAGCAGGAGCTAACGGATTAATTTTGAAAACAACTAATTCCGGTTTTAACTGGTCTCAGCAAAATTCAGGATTTGTTGGAACAATTTACATGATAAATTTAACTTCAACAGATACAGGTTATGTAATAGGTAGCAGTGGGACAATTAAAAAAACACTCAACGGAGGATTAACTTGGAATTTGCAAGTCAGTGGGGTCTCAATTGTTTTAAGTGGTTTGTACATGCTAAATAATAACACAGGTTTTGCAGTAGGGGGAAATGGATTAATTCTGAAAACAACTGATGGAGGAGGAGCTTTTGTTGGTATTACAAATATAACTGGTGAAATTCCGAAATATTTTCATTTA
Coding sequences within:
- a CDS encoding TonB-dependent receptor, yielding MFINYRFLVLLCLLGIYTSTLYSQDDPVDSLEYKTDEIIITGTRVEQKIIDIPYPVMRINQTNWITSRKVGVQDILQTIPGLFLQPRYGNHDTRITIRGYGSRSNTGIRGVRILLDGIPESEPDGQTRIEAIDFDAIGRIELVRGYSSSLYTNAPGGVINFLTDKYFPVSFFQLNNEFGSYDLRKNGFKMGINSKNSRFMSSYSYQNYAGYRQHSQEYQHRLNSLFEADFAPNSKLSVYGYYVNGLIKLPGALTLEQYNTNDTAANIRSLNRDEKRYSRKGRVGVTLLTSLEKGNMKHTFEATGYGTIKIFDRVARTYRLFTRNGIGGSFRYVNKYTFGGKLKSNQRTNEFTIGTDLFYQDGPIREFTNAGGVKGDDLIGVSNEVIANVGAYALDQFELIPQKLSLLVSGRYDRVIYDFQDELAGFRDTTRIFAEFTPKAALNFKLTPHIALYTSFGLGFDSPAGNELDNYVYSSDNGQHTINPDLKPQKSTSFEAGIKGEIASFKKKYFKNTFFELSFYNTKIEDVIVPFVVDGDVYFRNAAVSKRTGIEVGVNSEVVKGLTLKGAFTYQDFKYDKYEAGTIDSTGTLTNVDYSGNFEPSNPKMFLSGDIMYQHTFAKKYTVYVKSNFQHVGEMFVNDANVDSLKTASYSLINAQIGFDLNFDKFRLVAYGGLNNIADKKYVAFININSDANKDYYESGPGRNFFGGLTLAYMFR
- a CDS encoding T9SS type A sorting domain-containing protein; translated protein: MRLITIFLLIFSFNLNNHVFTQSGWVQQYTGINSLLYNTHFVDLNTGFACGGFPSVILKTTNSGINWTIQNFPAISSFEAIYFISSSVGFVSSNYGQILKTTDSGLNWVLSYTDSTAAFRCFSFINTSTGYSSGYNGKLIKTTNAGINWLALNTNSQFDLESVEFVTQNEGFLASDSGTIYKSTNSGTNWQIVRTIQGEQFYTIDFLNSNTGYVAGANGLILKTTNSGFNWSQQNSGFVGTIYMINLTSTDTGYVIGSSGTIKKTLNGGLTWNLQVSGVSIVLSGLYMLNNNTGFAVGGNGLILKTTDGGGAFVGITNITGEIPKYFHLFQNYPNPFNPSTTIRFNIPATSSVVHTFLSVYDLLGRKVATLVNQQLAPGTYSANWNATNHPSGVYLYRLTSGEFTATNKMVLIK